gcagctcaggcactgtgcactcccctcgagaaatcacccaaggagccgaactcctgggggataggccctcagaccccgagtgagagtaggggttctcagctctcagcggggaggccagagtctgattcagtcttgggtcccctatgcccggggagggttgctgcactgcaccgcagggaagtgccgcgaggcgtgactccccctcagcccggtgccctctcctcgctcggcgcgcctcagagtcaatgctgaccagtcgcaactcggggactgtccactccccttgagaaatcacccaaggatccgaagtcctgggggacaggcctccagacctcagtgggcgggaggggagcgccggggattcagggttgccggcaaaggattcccaaagttttattcagccctatgtccggcaggagaacgccacggcaccccagtaggggaggtaggtccagtttttagaaggtctctcccgtggagtgtagtgggaggggctttaatttctgcccacttgttcaattgtggggctacagagccggtctcatgggggagggggactcccgtccgcttggtggtggattttgtaccttttgtttgcgtccttgtgatcacaacttgcctcagcggtgttgatgtgcgttcttcagccttctctcttggtgaggctcaagtccaccaggatacttactaaattcctgtcccttaactctccttctggacgggagcctttgttgaaagctggcttcagtccgccatcttgtctcccctcctgaaaattgtataaaaatatttggagTGGATAACAGAATCAACCACGTTGAAGAATCAAAAGATGTTTATCTGCATAGATGAATTAGATACCAATTGCTTAGAGTAGAGCTTCTCAGACATTGCTGTGCACTAGATCATTTAAGGATCAAGGTAAAATGCATATTTTAGTTTCATAGATTGGAAGGGGCATTGTCCAAGGCTGCATGTCTGATAAGTCTATGAGCTTGTTAGCTGTGGCTGATGTGGCCCCCACTTTTTTCAGCCAAGTTCAAGTAAAGTCATAACTGTTGGAATGACAAAGCAATTTATTGGAAGTGATGGGGATGCATGTTGTTCTACATAACACAGTGGTGTTCAGTTTCAGAAGGGAAGTACAACTCAGCggaaatcaagcagggaggaAGGCAAGGAGGAGTTGaatgaaaacctacctaatgtgtacaatgaatactatttgggtgatgggcacatctGTGgtcctgactcaagcattacaaaagtgatcaaTGTAACCAAGAATGTTTGTACAACCACAATGTTTTGAAATTGAAAAGCATAATATTGTATtacaaaaaataagttttattaaattgtaaaaaCATGTCTTCGACACAAttgtgaaagataaaaataaattcaagttacTTATCTCCAAGTAGTTAGCAATTACAAGTAGAAAAGTAGTTAAAAACGGTTGTTATCAATATTCATATGCTATATATTACTTTGTttgtgttttgatcactgttgttGAGATATTTTAAGCACTCACATAACAGTTGGGCCTTAACCATtagaaatattaatgaaaaatttcttttaatttggcAAAATTTTAACTGTTAacttagtctttctttttctaattagggGAAGACCATCTTTTCTCATCTCTCATGCAGCCTGCCTACTTCTGTATGAAAATAGTTGCAGACTCATCTTTACCACACCTAGAAATTATTCCCAGTTTTGAAGACTTTGAAGTTACTGTCATATGTTACCAAGACACATCCACGTTCCTGTTTTCAAGGTTTCAAGAAAGCTGCTCTCTACTTGTTGACACTATGTGGCCCAATATCAGTGAGGCCCCCTTTTTGCTGACTGGTTTCCCAGGGCTGCCGGGAGCTCATCATTGgatctccttctccttctttgcagtctatgtctctattcttCTTGGCAATGGATCACTCCTCTATCTTATCAAGGATGACCAAAGTCTTCATGAACCCATGTACTATTTCCTTGCCATGCTGGCAGGCACAGACATCATGGGGACATTGACCACTATGCCCACAGTGATGGGCGTCTTGTGGGTGAATCACAGGGAAATTAGCCATGCAGGCTGCTTCTTGCAAGCCTACTTTATTCACTCCCTTTCTTTGGTAGAATCAGGTATCCTCCTTGCCATGGCCTATGATCGCTTCATTGCCATCCGCAATCCTTTGAGGTACGCATCTATTCTCAGCAATACTCAAGTGGTAAAGTTAGGAGTGGGGATTTTTCTGAGGGGTTTTGTATCTATCATGCCTTTAATTGTAcgtcttttttcattttcatattgccACTCTCATGTCCTTTCCCATGCTTTCTGCCTTCACCAAGAAGTCATGAAATTGGCCTGTGCTGATATAACTTTCCATAGACTTTACCCTGTAATACTAATTTGTCTCACAATCTTCTTAGACTCCCTTATTATCCTTTTCTCCTATGTTCTAATTCTCAAGACTGTGTTAGGTATTGCCTCTGGTGAAGAGAGGGCCAAGGCACTCAACACCTGTATCTCCCATATTAGTTGTGTCCTCATCTTCTATGTTACGGTAATTGGGCTGTCATTCATCCACAGATTTGGGAGGAATGTTCCAAAGGGGGTCCACATCATCATGAGCTATGTctacttcctcctccctcctttaatGAATCCCATCATTTATAGCATCAAGACCAAGCAAGTTCAATATGGCCTTATCCGCCTTTTCTCTAAACATAGATTTCATAGTTAATCTTGTATCTGGAGAATCAGACCAGAAACAAAGATGAAGACAGAGTATAAAATCAAAGCCTGGATTCCTCTTTGAGAAAAGA
This is a stretch of genomic DNA from Nycticebus coucang isolate mNycCou1 chromosome 14, mNycCou1.pri, whole genome shotgun sequence. It encodes these proteins:
- the LOC128565435 gene encoding olfactory receptor 51B2 codes for the protein MWPNISEAPFLLTGFPGLPGAHHWISFSFFAVYVSILLGNGSLLYLIKDDQSLHEPMYYFLAMLAGTDIMGTLTTMPTVMGVLWVNHREISHAGCFLQAYFIHSLSLVESGILLAMAYDRFIAIRNPLRYASILSNTQVVKLGVGIFLRGFVSIMPLIVRLFSFSYCHSHVLSHAFCLHQEVMKLACADITFHRLYPVILICLTIFLDSLIILFSYVLILKTVLGIASGEERAKALNTCISHISCVLIFYVTVIGLSFIHRFGRNVPKGVHIIMSYVYFLLPPLMNPIIYSIKTKQVQYGLIRLFSKHRFHS